The nucleotide window ACAAGGGCATCGCTGTTGGCCTCTCTCATCGCCTAGGCCTGCACCAGAGTCAGAAGAGGTTCTCCTTCGGTGCACTCACAATTGAGACACGAAAGAAGGTCTTCTGGACCATTTACACTCTCGATTGCTTTTCTGCCGCTACTCTTGGCCTTCCCAAGCTCCtcaaagaagaggatatccAGACCGAGTATCCATGCGACACTGATGATGAGTATGTTACTGAAAAGGGCTTCCAACCTACACTTCCTGGTGAGTATACTCGCCTGTCGAGTGCACTAGCCTTGTTCCGTGCGACTCGTATCCTTGCCAAGGTGCTAGAGAAGAACTACCCCGCCTCAAGCTCCTACGAGATCTCGCTTCAACGGATGGCTGCTCTTGAGAGTGAGCTTGATGCTTGGTATGACCAGCTGCCTTCCCATCTGCGACTGAATTTCGTCCAAGATAAGCCGTCCACAGATGTGACTGGTAGCCGCTCACCATTGCTGGCACTGGCCTACTACTACATCCGAACACTTATCTATCGCCCGGCGGTAGGCTCCAGTTTGGGTGCTAAGGCAGCCTCGGCCCTGATGTCAATCGGAGCGTCGAGCAAGCACATCGTTCAAATTGTCCAGCTGCTTGAAGAACGCGGTATGACCTTCTCATTTTGTTTGAACAAGACGGATCTGCTGGTTGTTTGTGGCATGGCGCTGCTCTACCACTCGATTGATCTCAAGCAAGACAGCAAACTCATGCGCGATGACGAACGATTGGTAAATGCCGTGATTCATATCCTGAACAAGACTGAGAGCTCTGGCTCGCTGGACTTTAAGCGTGTGGCTAGCATGCTGGTCAAAGTCGACGAATCCGCTGTCTCGCCAATGCACACTTCACGTGAGGTGTCGATACCCCCCGCGCCCGTCTCCAACCGAGGGTCGCCACCAAGAGGCATGGTtaccaagcccaagaagaagggcagcGCAGCCTACCCCCTCGGTCAGCTCCCAGCCGCTGCAGCCAGCGAGAGCAACTTGATCGATCACCAGGAGAGGATGCGTCGCATGACGATGCCCTGCGTTGCCGACCAGCGACCTGAATTTTACCGTGCTCGGGGTCGTCAATCCTCTGACAATCTTCAGGCCGAGGTTCCCGTGTTCCAGCGAGGACATCGCATGTCGATGTCTCCCAACCCAGATCGCAAGGCTTCCCCACTGTCCCGTAACCTCGACTTCATGCCCTTTGGCCACTCGTCACAGTCACCGCAACCAACTTCGCCACAACAGACCCGTGCACACTCTCATTCTGGCCCTACAAACCAGGCCCACCACATGATAGAGAGCTCTTCGGTGGCTGCCGCTAAGGTGAACGGGGTTTCGACGACTGAGTGGGAGACATTACTTGGATCATTGGATGGTGGAATGAACAACGTATACGATGCTATCTATGGTGGACAGGGACTTGTCAACGAGAGTGCAATTGCTGTTAGCAATTGTGGTGATTGGCCCCCGGACAATTGGGACCTCGGCGGTTTCAGCATCGCTGAGTTTGGAAACAACCCGCAGCCTCCCCAGAGCGTTCTCAGCATGAGTGACGAGAGCCTTAGCTCGGGTGAGGAGGTCGGCCCCTCAGAACTTGGGCTGAGCGTGGAGAGCGTTGACTATCGCAACCACATGGTGGCTCAACAGCACAGTCATGAAGGATACATGATGTCCGACCATATGGAGACGTTTCCTATCTTATAAGGGTGGTGGACAGAATGATACCACAGGAGAAAATCTCTGGATTCGACATGGGTCTGACAACGGGGTTAATACTGGGGACATGAATTCTAATGATATGATGAAATGGGAGCCGGGCTGGGAATTAACTGTCACCGAGTGTTTTTCTATTGAGCgatcttttttttttattgGCTAACTATTATACCTGGGAGGAGAAATCAACCAGACACTTGGAGGTATTTTGGAGTCTCTTGACCCTCTCCAGAGGAAATAGAGACGTGGAACAAGGATGATGGACAGTTCAAGGACTGGCCTCGCAATACGGCATGCTAGATCATCTAGTTGTTAGTTCGTATCTTGCAAATGAATGAAAGAAAGCAGACAAACAAGCCCAGCCGTCCAGCGGTTTTAGAAACGTGATGCGAGTAGTTGATTCGCACGGGGCCGGTGTGTTTGTTCGTTGGCTTTCAACGGCAAGGGAGCTTTTCTGGCAGCTGCCCATCGCACGTATCTGGCTTTACCGGCTGCCCGGCCTTGCAGAGAATGCAGTACGCAGGGATAAGAATCGACGCCTGCTCAAGGGAGGATTGGACCGGATCTGAAATGCGTTGCCGGTGTCGGAGAAGCCAAAGGACCGGGTCAGAGCCAAGAACATGGGTTCTGAGGAAAACCgccctcagggagcaagaaaacttctgacattGAATTagggtgccaaaataaactggtctaaagTCCtaataagatatactaaGTTTACCCAAGTCGTTTTATTACTTAGATaagaggtcctaagttttcttgcctccccttggCCGCATGAGTCTGAACCGGATGGGCACAAGATTGGCTGTAGCCGGTGTGCCTCGGGAACTGACCCGGGCGTACATCCTATACTGTCTTGCAGTTTCATCAAGCTCGTGCCAAACACTGTGACATAGCTCAGGTACTCAGACAGTTGGCCCTGCTCTCagtctttgtcttttatCAGACTCAATCTCGACTCCCAGAACTACCTGAATCAGATCATATCAAGCAAGCTACGTTATCGGTCGATAGCTGAGGATGCAGAGAGGCTAGATCATCCACCAGTCACTCGAGCcaattgaagaagaaaggcacATAGGAATGCTGTTCAGGCCAGATTAACTGTTAGAGAGTCAAGGTGGAATCACATTGGAGTGAGGCTGGCGAAGCCAAGTGTGGCCGTGCACAATATGTGTCAAGGGGGCGGGGATGACGTCTCCAAGTGAATCAGCCCGTCACGACTCCCCAATTTGCTATCGTGTTTCTTTCCTAGCAGTGGATCTACCTAATGGAGAAAGCTCTATTGACCATGGCCAACGAAAGCGCATGAGCGCCCTGGTCTTAAGTTGTCTCGAGAATCCATGACCTTGAGTTTTTTAAACAAGAAAGCGTGTATCCGTCGATCTTTTTGGTCATTTCAGTCATTCCATTGCCAGGGACCCTATTGCGAGCGAGTCCCTTCTAAATCTTCATCAACTTGGCTTAATCGGTTTCCACAAACATCGACAATGGGGGCGGAGCGACAGTCTTCAATCAAGAATGACGCCCAACCAGGGCCTGTTCCTCAAGGTCAGACACGCCAACGAGAAGATAGGCCTTTGCAGCACCACTAAATTCGCTTCATAACAGCACCATGGGCCACCGCCAGACCGTCACCACGAGATCCTTCTCGGCGGCTCCCACAAGCAATTGCTCATCGCGGCGCAAAGCTTGATTGGCCCGAAAACACCATGGCCGCCTTCCGAGGTGCAGTCAAAGCTGGTGCTCATGCGATAGAAACCGATATTCATATCTCGGCCGATGGTGTTGCTGTGATATCACATGTAAGTCAGAGTACTAGGTTCGCTCTCCACCATGGCATGCTAATTACCTCCATCACGACTTGGCTTACTTGGCTTGGCTCGGCTCAGCTTACACTTGAGCAGGATGCATCCCTTAAACGCTGCTTTGGCATTGACGCTCGCATCGGAGAGTGCTCGTGGGAGTATCTCAGCACTTTACGCACAGTAGCCGAGCCTCATGAACCTATGCCGCGGCTCAAAGACTTTCTTCAATGGTTGGCTCAGCCGAAAATGCAAGACATTTGGGTGGTTTTAGATATCAAGGTCCGCTGCATCAGCTCAAGCATGTGCCATAAGACGGAAGCTAATGCGGACCTCCCAGCTAGATGATGACCCGGCAGAATTGATGGCTGCAATTGCGAGGGATCTAGACGGCGTCCAGGGACCTGTGCCATGGGATCAACGTATTATTTTGGGATGCTGGAATGTAAGCTGCATTGCCTAAGCTGACACCCTTAGCACAGTTTCTACACTTCCACATGGACGCTTTGATGATATTGCAGCTGACATGATTGAACAGGCATCATTCCTGCAGGCTGCGCGTAGTCGACTTCCAACTTATCCATTGGCCCATATCAGCACCTCCCTCTTATATTCGCACCACTTTCTGCGTGTACCTAACCTCGGCTTCAATCTCAACCACAAGACTCTCATCGGTCCATCAGGAAGACTCTTTTTACGCGAACTTCGACAGActgacaagcttctcatGACGTGGACAGTCAACGAACCTCGCCACATGGAATGGTGTATCCGTCAAAATCTGTGTCATCCACGGCGCCGCAATGGAAAGATCGAGGGGCCTGCCTTGATAGATGGTGTCATCACTGACAATCCTCGTTTGTACCTCGAGATGTGCGAAAAGTTTGAGAACGAGATGGATGGCAAGCTCACCAGACCAAAGCTAGCTCTGACTGAAAGGATAAGGAAGAAGGCAGAGATGGTAGCCGTCGTTATCCTGACGGAAACCTTGATGATGGCCTACCATGTTCTCAGAAGGATGCAGGGCAAGTTTGATTTTCTCCGAGACCGCCGGAGCTTGGATAAATAGTAGACGAAATATGATGAGTGATAGCAGAAAGGGATGCCACCAATGGCCTAGGTAACGGTTGACTTTGAATACAGCAACAAAACTTGGACAACTTACTGGCTTTGTGGGCTACGCCAGGCTTACATTTGGCCCAGATGCGCccatcaa belongs to Fusarium oxysporum Fo47 chromosome V, complete sequence and includes:
- a CDS encoding fungal-specific transcription factor domain-containing protein, which gives rise to MPGILPMKVIKVGTSSQSRIAQACDRCRSKKIRCDGIRPTCSQCANVGFECRTSDKLSRRAFPRGYTESLEERVRQLESEVRELKDLLDEKDEKIDMLSKIHGNRPSPSMPASSPAAPESRNEALATKEDTFRVQAAPLLLGVENSDSYFMGASSGRTFIESFKRKIQETGKPSTDFNPEAFLHIQGCKPLGPKSPEQSFRLPPRLFSDRCVNVYFQEWAPLFPILHKPTFLHVYEEFVADPEKIKGNHKLAQLYLVFNIAGLSSENPDLPQLAACEQQWQTSLDAILMEDTMNTLQCLSLALLYCTMRADYKRLQHYKGIAVGLSHRLGLHQSQKRFSFGALTIETRKKVFWTIYTLDCFSAATLGLPKLLKEEDIQTEYPCDTDDEYVTEKGFQPTLPGEYTRLSSALALFRATRILAKVLEKNYPASSSYEISLQRMAALESELDAWYDQLPSHLRLNFVQDKPSTDVTGSRSPLLALAYYYIRTLIYRPAVGSSLGAKAASALMSIGASSKHIVQIVQLLEERGMTFSFCLNKTDLLVVCGMALLYHSIDLKQDSKLMRDDERLVNAVIHILNKTESSGSLDFKRVASMLVKVDESAVSPMHTSREVSIPPAPVSNRGSPPRGMVTKPKKKGSAAYPLGQLPAAAASESNLIDHQERMRRMTMPCVADQRPEFYRARGRQSSDNLQAEVPVFQRGHRMSMSPNPDRKASPLSRNLDFMPFGHSSQSPQPTSPQQTRAHSHSGPTNQAHHMIESSSVAAAKVNGVSTTEWETLLGSLDGGMNNVYDAIYGGQGLVNESAIAVSNCGDWPPDNWDLGGFSIAEFGNNPQPPQSVLSMSDESLSSGEEVGPSELGLSVESVDYRNHMVAQQHSHEGYMMSDHMETFPIL
- a CDS encoding PLC-like phosphodiesterase; protein product: MAAFRGAVKAGAHAIETDIHISADGVAVISHLTLEQDASLKRCFGIDARIGECSWEYLSTLRTVAEPHEPMPRLKDFLQWLAQPKMQDIWVVLDIKLDDDPAELMAAIARDLDGVQGPVPWDQRIILGCWNASFLQAARSRLPTYPLAHISTSLLYSHHFLRVPNLGFNLNHKTLIGPSGRLFLRELRQTDKLLMTWTVNEPRHMEWCIRQNLCHPRRRNGKIEGPALIDGVITDNPRLYLEMCEKFENEMDGKLTRPKLALTERIRKKAEMVAVVILTETLMMAYHVLRRMQGKFDFLRDRRSLDK